From the genome of Candidatus Neomarinimicrobiota bacterium:
CTAAGTCGATGCCGGGATACATGGCTCCCATAAATCCAAAGATGATGAAGAGATAGGGGAGATAGCCACCAGCCAGCTTCCCCAGTTTTTCCTTGATCGAAGCAGCGTCTATTTTTTCGATGGCCACCGCGTCAAAAAGATCCTTGTCAAGTTTCAATTGTTCGATACGGCGCCCCACTATTTTCTGGTCCCATTCCTCGATCACTTCCGACAGCCTCTGCTCCGCAACACCAAAAGCCTCAGAAGACTTGAACATAATTTGAATTGTCCCCTGTTGGTGGGCCGAGATGTGACCGGGGAATTCGGGCGCCACGATAACACCACCGTCCAGCTCCTCCCTCGATATCATGGGAAGGATGCTGTCCGCATGAACCCCCCCAATCAGGTTGAAACGATCATCGCCTTGAACCAGTTCGTATAATTCTTCGGCATACTCTTTTCCCACAAACGCAATGTTCAACTGTTTAGCCTCGGCTTTTTCCATCTGGGATTGCTGAATCTTCACGACCACGGTGATAAGCAGGGGGACCAACACCAGAGGCACTACCACCATCATCAGGATCGTCCGCCGGTCCCTCAGCGTGTCTTTCATTTCCTTCAGGAAGATTCTTAGCACTCTCATTGCTTACATCTCATAACCGGAGAATTCACCTCATGCTTCTCCCACAAGGTGAATGAATTCGTCTTCGAAGGTGGGTTGAGTCATGTCTGACTCGAATTTCTCCAGCGTGCCGCGGAAATAGAGCTTGCCGCGGTGTATGATGGCAACGTCGTCGCACAGGAGTTTTACTTCTCCCATGCGGTGAGTGGAAAAAATGACTGTCTTCTTGTCCTCTCTACATGAGCGTATCAGGTCGATAATGGCCCGGGAGGTCATCACATCCAGTCCGGAGGTGGGCTCATCGAATACCACAATGTCAGGATCGTGAATGATCGTCCTGGCAATCGACACTTTCTGTTTCATTCCGGAACTCAGCCGTGCGATACGCCGGTCTGCAAAATCGTGTATGCCCAGTACGGTGAAGAGCTCTTCTTTTCGCTCAGCGAATCTCGACGAATCCATGCGGTGCAAAGATGCCATATAACGGACCATCTCCAATGGAGTCAAACGGTCGTAGAGGGCCGTCTGGCCGGTCATGAACCCGATCCGACGCCTCACTTCTTCAGGGTGAGTCTGAGTGTCGAAGCCTGCCACGGAAATGGTCCCTGAGGTGGGTTTCAGCATCGTCGCCAGCATTCTGAGAGTCGTGGTTTTTCCAGCGCCATTGGGCCCGATTAAACCGAAGACCCTTCCGGGCGTGCATTGAAAGCTGATGGAGTCCACCGCTTTGATGGTCTTGGTGTTTCGATACGCCTCGCCCATCTCCCGGCGCTGCCGCTTTCTCAACTTGAATTCCTTTGACAGGTTCGAGACTTCGATCATTTCCGGGCCTTTGTTGTTTTTAGGACTCTGGTCTCCGGTCGGGTGGATTCGAGATGATATAATAAGTTAGGCGTTTTGACCTAGCATAGAAACCAGAACCTGGGAATTTTTCAGACTTCCAGGACAATGCTACCAGTGGCCTTAAACCATACGAAGCTAAAATACTTCTAATGCGACCTCCTATGAAAAAGAATGGCCTAAAAATGGTTGCGACACGCAAGGGAGTGGACGTGCACGGGGAATAGGATGAATTACTGTCTGACCCCGATGACTATCGGGGGAGTTTAATTCATCCCCTCGGGCAGGACCAGACCCGGCGCAACTATTTTTCAGCCAGAGTTCTCCACAGGATCTTGAGATTTTGCAGTACTTTTCTTGCGATCAAGAAAAGTACACTTCGTCAAATCATTGTTCACCTAATCCATCCATTATTATTATCTTCTCTTTCAAATATACCCTAGCAAAAATGAACTCCCGTCTCCCCACATTCGCCCATGTCAAAGCCGCTGCAAAGCGAATAAAACGCCATGTCCACCTGACGCCTGTTCTCACTTCCCAGACCCTGAACCGGAT
Proteins encoded in this window:
- a CDS encoding ATP-binding cassette domain-containing protein, which codes for MIEVSNLSKEFKLRKRQRREMGEAYRNTKTIKAVDSISFQCTPGRVFGLIGPNGAGKTTTLRMLATMLKPTSGTISVAGFDTQTHPEEVRRRIGFMTGQTALYDRLTPLEMVRYMASLHRMDSSRFAERKEELFTVLGIHDFADRRIARLSSGMKQKVSIARTIIHDPDIVVFDEPTSGLDVMTSRAIIDLIRSCREDKKTVIFSTHRMGEVKLLCDDVAIIHRGKLYFRGTLEKFESDMTQPTFEDEFIHLVGEA